Part of the Streptomyces antimycoticus genome, GGGGATGGACACGGTCCTGCCCTCCAGCCCGGCTCCGTGGCTCACGGCCTGTGCGGCGTCCCGGGCCGTCGGATTGACTCCGCCGACACCCGCGTAGACCGAACCGGCCTTGGCCCGCAGGGCCGCCACATAGAGTTCCGCGAGGTCCTCGACGTGGACCAGGGCCCAGTGCTGGAGGCCGTCGCCGATGTAGGCGATGGCGCCGGCTTTCCGGCCGGGCTGGGTGAAGAGGACGTCGATGAGCCGGTTGTCGCCGCCGTACACCAGCCCGGCGCGGATGATCACGGGACGGCCGCCGCGGACGGCGCGGTCGAGGACGGCGTCCTCGACGGGGCGGCGCCAGGCGACCACGGCCGGCGGGTTCCAGGGAGCGTCCTCGTCTGCGACGCCGTCGGTGTCGCCGTAGACCCAGGTGCCACCGGTGTGGACGTAGGTGCCCAGGCCGATGCCGTCCTGCAGGGCGGTGGCCGCGGCGAGGTCTTCCTCGCCCGTCTGGGCCTGGGCGAGGTGGATGACGGCCTCGGTGTGGGCCGCGGCGTCGTTGAGAACGGCGAGGTCCCCCAGGCCCCCGTGCACCGCGGTCGCCCCGAGCGACTGGACGGCTTGGGCCGCGTGCTCGCTGCGGGCCAGAGCGCGCACGGTGTGACCGTGGCGGTGCAGCGCCTCGATGACCGCCTTACCGATGTAACCGGAGCCGCCGGTGACGAAGACCTTCATGATGTGCGTCCTTCCGCTTCTTTCGGGATCGCTTCCACCCTGCGACCGGGGAGGAACTCGCGTCCAAGACCTGTTCCGCCCGCTGTGATGCCGCGGCGGCATCAGCGCGGACGAGCGCCCCCGGTGCGCCGCCGAAGGGGCCCACTCGCACTCGTCAACACTCTCGGTGCGCATGTGGCGGCACAGGGTCACGATCGCCGGGTGGCAGACGAGAGCTATGACGTGATGGTGATCGGGACCAGTCAGGGCGGCCGGTTCCTGCCCATCGATCTCGCGAAGGCGGGCAGGAAGGCGGCGCTTGTCGAGGGCGGCCACCTGGACGGCGTCTGCGTGAACTCCGGATGCACCCCGACCAAGACGATGGTCGCCAGCGCACGCGCCGCCCACCAGGCCCGGCGCGGCGCGGAGTACGGCGTACGGACCGGCCCGGTGTCGGTCGACCTCGCCGCCGTGCGGGAGCGCAAGCGGGCGATCTGCCGGACGGCGGGACGCGGGAGATCGGCGCGTCGGCGATCGTCATCGACACCCCTGCGCACCAATCTGCTCGGCCGGGGGAAGGTGAGCACGCGGGACAGGCTCGTCCCGTACACCGTGTTCATCGACCCGCAGCTCGGCCGCGTCGGCATGACCGAGCGACAGGCCGCGGAGCAGAACCGCTCGGTCCGGGTCGCGAAGCTGCCGATGAGCGCCGTCATCCGGGCCCTCGAGACGGGGGAGACGCGCGGCTTCATGAAGGCGGTCATCGACGCGGACACCCAGCAGATCCTCGGCGCCGCCGTGCTCGGCGTGGAGGGCGGCGAGATCATGACGATCATCCAGGTCGCCATGCTGGGCGAGCTTCCGTATACCGCCATGGCGAATGCCGTCTTCACGCACCCGCTGCTGGCGGAGGGCCTGAACAGCCTCTTCATGAGCCTCGACGCCCAGTAGCGAGGGGTCGGGGTGGTGAGGGGTCAGGTCTGGTTGTCGTCGGACCGCTTGTCGTCGGACCGCTTGTCGTCGGACCGGTCGAGCCCCAGGTCGCTCCGGGGCCGGCCGACCATGGTGGTGGGGTCGGCGAGGCGGTCGAAGTCGGCGGCGGCGATGCCCGAGGCGAGGGCGGCCTCGCGCAGGGTGATGCCCTCGTCGTCGGCCTTGTGCGCGATCGCGGACGCCTTGCCGTAGCCGATGGTGGGGCTGAGCGCGGTGACGAGCATGAGGGACCGGTCCACGTACTCGTCGATCGTGGGTCGGTCGAGTTCGGTGCCCTCGACGCTGTAGCGGCGCAGCTTCTCGCAGGCGTCGCCGAGGATCCGGGTCGAGTGCAGCACGTTGTTGATGATGATCGGGCGCATGGCGTTGAGCTCGAAGTTGCCCTGTGCGCCCGCGGAGGCGATGAGCGCGTCCTCCCCGAGGGCCTGCAGGCAGACCATGACCATGGCCTCCTGCTGGGTGGGGTTGACCTTCCCGGGCATGATCGAGGAACCGGGCTCGTTGGCGGGCAGCTTGAGTTCATGCAGCCCGGCGCGGGGTCCGGAGGCCAGCCATCGCATATCGTTGGCGATCTTCATCAGCGCGACGGCCAGGCCGCGCAGCCCGGCACTCACCGCGACCATGGCGTCCAGCGAGCCCTGGGCCGCGAACTTGTTGGGCGCGGTGACGAAGGGATGGCCGACGAGTTCGGCGAGCTGCGCGGCGATCTCCTCGCCGAACCCTTCGGGAGCGTTCAGGCCGGTGCCCACGGCGGTGCCGCCGGCGGCGAGCCGGTAGACGGCATGAAGACTGGCGGCCAGCCTGGTGCGGGCATCGTCCAGCTGTGCGGCCCAGCCGGACCA contains:
- a CDS encoding NAD-dependent epimerase/dehydratase family protein → MKVFVTGGSGYIGKAVIEALHRHGHTVRALARSEHAAQAVQSLGATAVHGGLGDLAVLNDAAAHTEAVIHLAQAQTGEEDLAAATALQDGIGLGTYVHTGGTWVYGDTDGVADEDAPWNPPAVVAWRRPVEDAVLDRAVRGGRPVIIRAGLVYGGDNRLIDVLFTQPGRKAGAIAYIGDGLQHWALVHVEDLAELYVAALRAKAGSVYAGVGGVNPTARDAAQAVSHGAGLEGRTVSIPLEQARAELGPVADAFALDQQFTPARARDELGWAPTFTDPLAVFARG
- a CDS encoding FAD-dependent oxidoreductase — translated: MADESYDVMVIGTSQGGRFLPIDLAKAGRKAALVEGGHLDGVCVNSGCTPTKTMVASARAAHQARRGAEYGVRTGPVSVDLAAVRERKRAICRTAGRGRSARRRSSSTPLRTNLLGRGKVSTRDRLVPYTVFIDPQLGRVGMTERQAAEQNRSVRVAKLPMSAVIRALETGETRGFMKAVIDADTQQILGAAVLGVEGGEIMTIIQVAMLGELPYTAMANAVFTHPLLAEGLNSLFMSLDAQ